A genome region from Phoenix dactylifera cultivar Barhee BC4 unplaced genomic scaffold, palm_55x_up_171113_PBpolish2nd_filt_p 001541F, whole genome shotgun sequence includes the following:
- the LOC120108767 gene encoding pre-mRNA-processing factor 19-like encodes MLESYEGVWEGLSPPALHDNVEFDYSGNYLAIAGSDVRVYQVASVKMEWNQIKTLADLSGTGKVTRVKFGADAKYMAVGSMDRNLRIFGLPGDGPEEPRSPDH; translated from the exons ATGTTGGAGAGCTACGAGGGAGTGTGGGAGGGACTCTCACCGCCGGCATTACATGATAATG TGGAATTCGACTATAGTGGAAACTATCTTGCAATTGCGGGTTCGGATGTAAG GGTCTACCAAGTTGCCAGTGTAAAGATGGAATGGAATCAGATTAAGACACTCGCTGATTTATCAGGCACAG GAAAAGTGACACGCGTTAAGTTTGGAGCGGATGCAAAATACATGGCTGTTGGTTCTATGGACCGTAATCTCCGAATCTTTGGGCTCCCAGGGGATGGCCCAGAGGAACCCAGATCACCAGATCACTGA